The Sphingobacteriales bacterium nucleotide sequence AAGTCATTTTTCGTAGAACCTCTGGTTTTACATCATCATCTGTTTTTATGTTATTGTCAATTTCTTGGAGTAAAACTTTTAACTTGTCTGGGTTTTTGTACAACAAATAGAATGTCCAAGCTAAAGCAATATTTGTAGTTTCGTGCCCAGCTACAAATATGGTTAATATCTCATCTCTTAGTTGTTTGTCATTCATTTGCTCGTTAGTTTCTTCATCCACAGCATCCATAAACATAGAAAGCAAGTCTTCCTGTTTTACGTCTTCAGCTCTTCTTCTTTGTATGATGTCATAGAATAATGCATCCATTTCTTCTACTGTCTTTTGCTCTGCAATATTTTTCGCTGTAGGCACCCAATCTGGAAATCGAATTGGATTTTCTATCCTATCTGATATAAATTCACTGCCTTTAGAAACTAATTCGTACACTTTATCTTTTGTGCTTTGCACTTCATTATAGAATAAGGTTCTGTTTACAATGTTTAATGTAAGTGTGTATAATACATCATTAAAATTTATTTCTTCATCTTTGTTGGCATATTTTTGTAAATCGTTTATTGTAGATTTTGTTTCTTCAATCATGTTCTGAAACATTAAATCTAATTTTTGTTTGTGAAAAGCTGGCTGTGCTAAGCGTCTTTGTTTTTTCCAAAATTCGCCTTCTGATGTAAGTAAACCATTGCCCAAAAATAATTTTATAATATCATAGGCAAAACTTTTGTTGTAGTTTTTATTATTATCAACTAGTATATGCTTAATGCCTTCTGGATGCGAGCAAACAAGTATTTTTCTGTCTATGACTTGAAATTTAAAAAAGTATCCAAACTTATCTTTATTTTCTTTTAAGAAATCAATTTTTATCTCTCGTTTTTTTAGAAGTATATCAAATATTGAGATATTTACTTTAGGTGTAGTTTGCATAAAGATATTTTAAATTATGATGTTTGTTTATCTTTGAGAATCTAAAACTAATTAAAATATTTTTATTACTGAATATGTTAGCAAAAAGACTTCTTAATATTTTTAAAAAATGCATATTATATTTCTTTGCAATTAGTATTGCATCAACAATCATCTTTCGTTTTGTGCCTATTCCTTGTACACCATTGATGATATTGAGAACAATTGAATATGCATTTAATGGAGATTTTATAGGCATACATTATCAATGGAGGTCAAAAGATGAAATTTCTGACTATATGAGACAAGCTGTAGTTGCTGCAGAAGACCAAAAATTCTTTGAGCATAATGGTTTTGATATTGAGGCAATAAAAAAAGCCATAAAACATAATAAAAACTCTACAACCAAGCTAAAAGGCGGAAGTACCATTAGCCAACAATGTGCTAAAAATGTATTTCTTTGGCAAGGAAGAAATTGGATTCGTAAAGGTCTTGAGGTTTATTTTACTATTTTAATAGAATTGTTTTGGAGCAAGGAACGCATTTTAGAAGTATATCTAAATGTAATTGAAATGGGAATTGGTGTATATGGTACAGAATCTGCAGCACATTATTACTATAAAAAAGATGCTATACAATTATCAAAATCTGAGTCAGCACTTCTGGCATCAATTTTGCCTAATCCAAGAAAGTGGGATCCAAAAAATCCAAGTTCTTATATCAACAGAAGGAAAAATTGGATTTTGAGGCAAATGAACAATTTATACTAATAAATAAGGATTGACAAAAACAAAGAATTTGAATAATTTTCAAAATTAAATGTATATACAAATAAAATGAAACATAAAAAACCCTTCTTATTTTTCATAGTGTTTTCAATACTAGGTATTGTACATGGTGGCAACATTGTTTTGTGCAAGAGCACAAAATATGGAATTCCAAAAGAGAGTATACAAGTTTGGAACTTAGAATACAACAAGAAAATCTGTGTGTTTTATCAGCATGACTATATCTATAATTCAAACACACAATATAGAATTTCTATTAGTAAGCAGACAAATGGTGTATATATTCGTACAGAAAATAAATATTTTCCTGTACAAAAAGGACAAAAAACATCTATAGTTTATTTAGATATTAAAGAAGCTGGAAATTATATTATCTCAATTATTGATGAAAAAGGTTTTATTACCAGCGAGCAGAATTATACAGTGATATAAATTGTATTTTGGTAGTAAGAATATTTTATTATCTTAGACACATATATTACTTTAAGTTTGCATGTCTATATTTGATGCGTCTATATTTTATGTAAGAGTAAGAACACACCTCAAGTTTGTGTACTTGATGTGCATTAAGCATTTCAGTATTAAAAATTTTATTATTGGGTTATTGTATGCAATTATTATTGGCATAATAGTGCCAATTGTAAATATAATTTTCAGAATATTGGATGAGATTCTATTTCCAAATTACAGAGACATAGAAATCAAACAGCCAGTATTTATTATCAGCAATCCAAGAAGTGGAACTACATTTCTACATAGATTGATGTGTATGGATGATCAGAAATTTGTATATATTTTATTATATCATACAATTATTCCATCCATTACTTTTTTTAAAATTATTGGTTTCTTTGGTGCCATTGATAGAAAAATAGGTAGACCAATGCGCAAGACTGTAGATTTTATAGATAGCAAAATGTTTGGTGCTTGGGAAGATATTCATGCAACAAGTTTTAATAAATCTGAAGAAGACGAAGGATTACATTTCGTCTCTGGTATTTCTCCAAGTATTGGGTTAGTTACACCATTTCTAAAAAATTTTGAAGAACTATTTATTCCAGATAAACTGAGCAAAAGAGAAGTAGTTAGTATACAAAAATATTATAAAGCAACAATACAAAGGTGGATGTATGCATTAGGCGCAGATAAAGTTTTTTTGTGTAAAACTGTGATGAGTACAGGTCGTTTGGAAATATTGAAAAATATTTTCCCAGATGTAAAAATAATTTTTCTAATCAGAAATCCATACGAAGCAATACCATCATTTACAAGCATGTTTGCAGAACCATGGAAATCATTATATCCAAATATTAATGAAAATTCTGAAGCATACAGAGAATGGGGAAATTTAGGTACTGCATACTATCAATATTTTTATGAAGAAAAAAATAAGTTTAAGAAAGAAAACTTTGTAACCATACCTTATTTAGATTTAGTGAATAATACTAAGGCTGTAGTGATGAAAATATATCAGCAATTGGAATTAGATATGAGTGAAGATTTTCTAAATAAACTAAATCTTGAAACACAAAAATCAAGAGCATATAGTAGCAAACATACTTACTCTTTAGAGCAATATGGTTTTGATAAACAAAAAATATATAAAGATTTGTCTTTTATTTTTGATGAATTAAAGATAGAAGCCTAACCTCTGATTCTGTCTAAAAAACTATTTAGTAA carries:
- a CDS encoding cytochrome P450, which produces MQTTPKVNISIFDILLKKREIKIDFLKENKDKFGYFFKFQVIDRKILVCSHPEGIKHILVDNNKNYNKSFAYDIIKLFLGNGLLTSEGEFWKKQRRLAQPAFHKQKLDLMFQNMIEETKSTINDLQKYANKDEEINFNDVLYTLTLNIVNRTLFYNEVQSTKDKVYELVSKGSEFISDRIENPIRFPDWVPTAKNIAEQKTVEEMDALFYDIIQRRRAEDVKQEDLLSMFMDAVDEETNEQMNDKQLRDEILTIFVAGHETTNIALAWTFYLLYKNPDKLKVLLQEIDNNIKTDDDVKPEVLRKMTYLKLVIDESMRIFPPAWIVGRRAIHDDDILGHKISKDENVIMPIYLVHHDANIWENPDEFIPERFLPENIKDKHKYAYFPFGGGPRLCIGNNFAIQEMQIALTMILKKYTVEISDKFTPELEPLVTLRQKNKLFATIRSRN
- the mtgA gene encoding monofunctional biosynthetic peptidoglycan transglycosylase, with product MLAKRLLNIFKKCILYFFAISIASTIIFRFVPIPCTPLMILRTIEYAFNGDFIGIHYQWRSKDEISDYMRQAVVAAEDQKFFEHNGFDIEAIKKAIKHNKNSTTKLKGGSTISQQCAKNVFLWQGRNWIRKGLEVYFTILIELFWSKERILEVYLNVIEMGIGVYGTESAAHYYYKKDAIQLSKSESALLASILPNPRKWDPKNPSSYINRRKNWILRQMNNLY
- a CDS encoding sulfotransferase; this translates as MDEILFPNYRDIEIKQPVFIISNPRSGTTFLHRLMCMDDQKFVYILLYHTIIPSITFFKIIGFFGAIDRKIGRPMRKTVDFIDSKMFGAWEDIHATSFNKSEEDEGLHFVSGISPSIGLVTPFLKNFEELFIPDKLSKREVVSIQKYYKATIQRWMYALGADKVFLCKTVMSTGRLEILKNIFPDVKIIFLIRNPYEAIPSFTSMFAEPWKSLYPNINENSEAYREWGNLGTAYYQYFYEEKNKFKKENFVTIPYLDLVNNTKAVVMKIYQQLELDMSEDFLNKLNLETQKSRAYSSKHTYSLEQYGFDKQKIYKDLSFIFDELKIEA